In the genome of Cellvibrio sp. KY-YJ-3, one region contains:
- a CDS encoding NUDIX domain-containing protein, with product MIKKPEFTRADVEIIRREEMYKRFFRVEKIFLRHKLFDGGWGKEIGRELFVRGEAVAVVLYDPKQDLIGMVEQFRIGALDEPNGPWCYEVVAGMLEEGESPEEVARRELIEEANIVPYAMEYICNYLSSPGGCDEKLHLFCGLCDLSEAGGVFGLPEEGEDIRVHVLAADDVFAELLNGAFNNAAALICLQWLQMNRNRLRLQVAAE from the coding sequence ATGATCAAAAAACCCGAATTCACTCGCGCGGATGTGGAAATCATTCGCCGCGAAGAAATGTACAAACGTTTTTTCCGTGTAGAAAAAATCTTTCTGCGCCACAAATTATTTGATGGTGGCTGGGGCAAGGAGATTGGTCGCGAATTATTTGTGCGCGGTGAAGCAGTAGCAGTTGTGCTTTATGATCCAAAACAGGATTTGATCGGCATGGTAGAACAATTTCGTATAGGTGCCTTGGATGAGCCTAACGGCCCTTGGTGCTATGAAGTGGTTGCCGGCATGTTGGAGGAGGGCGAGTCGCCAGAAGAGGTTGCGCGGCGCGAGCTAATCGAAGAGGCAAATATAGTACCTTATGCGATGGAGTATATTTGCAATTATTTATCCAGCCCCGGCGGCTGCGACGAGAAGTTACATTTATTTTGCGGCTTGTGTGATCTCAGTGAGGCCGGCGGTGTTTTTGGTTTGCCAGAGGAAGGTGAAGATATTCGCGTTCATGTACTAGCCGCTGATGATGTTTTCGCAGAGTTATTAAACGGTGCGTTTAATAATGCCGCCGCGTTAATTTGTTTGCAGTGGTTGCAAATGAATCGCAACCGTTTGCGTTTGCAAGTTGCTGCAGAATAA
- a CDS encoding sodium:proton antiporter → MSSLDIAKLDLMYVGIIIFTGLLGGVIAKKIKVPDIVLFLLIGIGLGPTIGGVLHVPADSTMNQLILTIGACYLLFEGGATLRFAVLKEIWISLAVIATFGVLITGAIITYAGVWLGIPIGVALVLGALTASTDPATLVPIFKQVPIKDRVSQTVMSESALNDAMGAIATFAVVAYVMGTGEGFSLTHSLGELAYEAGMGLVLGAIVGYSAAFLMAHNSFGIFREVTPFVIILAVITVYLLADKIGASGFMAVFTCGVMIGNKETFNLPLDDHEHEYLEDYVGNTALLMRMFIFILLGSQVDFHLLKEYLGVGLVLLFIFIFIARPLTVFICAGPDRRAKWTWKELVFMSWTRETGVIPAALVGILAGMKVPGIDVVGAITFIFILGTILIQAPTTALLAGKLGLLKSQEK, encoded by the coding sequence ATGTCGTCATTGGATATCGCCAAGCTCGACCTCATGTATGTCGGGATCATTATTTTTACCGGGCTGTTAGGCGGTGTGATCGCCAAAAAAATAAAGGTACCCGACATAGTCCTTTTTTTGCTCATCGGGATTGGTTTGGGGCCCACCATCGGCGGGGTATTGCATGTGCCAGCTGACTCAACGATGAATCAGCTAATTCTCACCATCGGCGCTTGTTATCTGCTGTTTGAAGGCGGGGCAACGCTGCGTTTTGCTGTGTTAAAAGAAATATGGATTTCATTAGCGGTGATCGCTACCTTCGGTGTATTAATTACCGGGGCGATCATTACCTACGCCGGCGTCTGGTTGGGCATTCCTATTGGTGTTGCACTGGTGTTAGGGGCGTTGACGGCATCCACTGACCCCGCCACTCTGGTACCGATTTTCAAACAAGTCCCGATTAAAGATCGGGTATCACAAACGGTTATGAGCGAGTCAGCGCTCAATGATGCCATGGGTGCGATTGCGACATTTGCAGTGGTGGCTTATGTGATGGGAACCGGCGAGGGGTTTAGCTTGACTCACTCCCTGGGGGAGCTGGCGTATGAGGCTGGCATGGGCTTGGTGTTAGGGGCGATTGTTGGCTACAGCGCCGCGTTTTTAATGGCGCACAACAGTTTTGGTATTTTTCGCGAAGTGACGCCATTTGTGATTATCCTGGCAGTTATCACCGTCTATTTGCTGGCCGACAAAATCGGTGCCTCCGGTTTTATGGCGGTATTTACCTGCGGTGTGATGATCGGCAACAAAGAGACATTTAATTTGCCGCTCGATGATCATGAACACGAGTATCTGGAAGATTATGTGGGTAATACCGCGCTATTAATGCGTATGTTTATCTTTATCCTGCTGGGCTCGCAGGTAGATTTCCACTTGCTCAAAGAATACTTGGGTGTTGGTCTGGTCCTGTTGTTTATTTTTATCTTTATCGCCCGTCCCCTGACGGTATTTATTTGCGCAGGCCCTGACCGTCGTGCCAAGTGGACATGGAAAGAGTTGGTATTTATGAGTTGGACCCGTGAAACCGGGGTAATCCCGGCAGCGCTGGTGGGTATTCTGGCTGGCATGAAGGTGCCGGGTATCGATGTGGTCGGTGCAATCACCTTTATCTTTATTCTGGGCACCATTTTGATCCAGGCTCCAACCACTGCACTGTTGGCAGGGAAATTGGGCTTATTGAAATCCCAGGAAAAATAA
- the nhaD gene encoding sodium:proton antiporter NhaD, with protein sequence MTMSIEIVLVIFAVLALLGVVFEEVIHINKAKTTLFFGSLSWLVMFMFAGDHAHQEVMLEKLNHNLLEIATLWLFLMATMTFVAYLNAKGIVQSVVQRLCPAQMSTRSLMILVALFAMTLSMVCDNVTATLVTLGLVHAFDVDQRTRIKLAVLVVFAVNSGGVALITGDVTTLMIFLSGHVTMPQLLLLWVPAIVGVMVLAGLMFPGVSGQVATEKDARTFTGMDWAIVGTFFSTIACTMLFNFFFGVPPVLTFLVGLSIMFFIGHFMDMDPEETRILEYVRQIEYETLLFFLGILLLVGMLKEIGTLDLLTNFYAQLAPQYANYLMGLFSAMIDNVPLTAALLKSEPVLQTPEWLALTYGVGVGGSLLAIGSAAGIIAMSKVKGLTFGAFLRYTPFVFIAYTCGYVVALTLANVVFG encoded by the coding sequence ATGACTATGTCCATTGAAATCGTATTGGTGATCTTTGCCGTACTCGCCCTGCTTGGGGTGGTGTTCGAGGAAGTTATCCATATCAATAAAGCCAAAACTACTTTGTTTTTCGGCAGCTTGTCGTGGTTGGTGATGTTCATGTTTGCCGGTGATCACGCACACCAGGAAGTGATGCTGGAAAAGCTGAATCACAACCTGTTGGAGATTGCGACACTGTGGTTGTTCCTTATGGCGACCATGACTTTTGTTGCTTACCTCAATGCCAAGGGAATAGTGCAGTCCGTCGTGCAGCGCCTGTGCCCCGCACAGATGAGCACCCGCAGTTTGATGATATTGGTAGCCTTGTTTGCCATGACACTGTCAATGGTGTGCGACAACGTGACCGCAACCTTGGTAACGCTCGGCTTGGTGCATGCTTTTGATGTGGATCAGCGCACGCGCATCAAACTCGCGGTGTTGGTTGTTTTTGCGGTTAACTCTGGTGGTGTTGCCTTGATCACCGGCGATGTCACCACGCTGATGATCTTCCTCTCCGGCCATGTGACAATGCCGCAACTATTACTGCTTTGGGTTCCGGCGATTGTAGGGGTCATGGTATTAGCGGGATTGATGTTCCCTGGTGTGTCCGGCCAAGTTGCTACAGAAAAAGATGCCCGCACCTTTACTGGCATGGATTGGGCGATTGTCGGCACCTTCTTCAGCACCATTGCCTGCACCATGTTATTCAACTTTTTCTTTGGTGTGCCGCCGGTACTGACCTTTTTGGTGGGGCTGTCAATTATGTTCTTTATTGGCCATTTTATGGACATGGACCCGGAAGAAACGCGTATTTTGGAATATGTACGTCAAATCGAATATGAAACCCTGTTGTTCTTTCTCGGGATTTTGTTATTGGTCGGTATGCTCAAAGAAATTGGCACCCTGGATTTGCTCACCAATTTCTATGCCCAGTTGGCTCCGCAATACGCCAACTACTTGATGGGCTTGTTCTCCGCCATGATCGATAACGTGCCCCTGACAGCAGCGCTTCTCAAATCGGAGCCCGTGTTGCAAACACCCGAATGGTTGGCGTTGACCTATGGCGTAGGTGTGGGTGGTTCATTGTTGGCAATTGGCTCTGCGGCGGGAATTATCGCTATGAGCAAAGTGAAAGGGCTAACCTTTGGTGCATTCTTGCGCTATACCCCCTTTGTATTTATTGCGTATACCTGTGGTTATGTAGTCGCTTTGACATTGGCCAATGTAGTATTTGGTTGA
- a CDS encoding TolC family outer membrane protein has protein sequence MKKTKLYLLVSLFSLTPFTASANSLLDVYELALQNDAQLKADRAKYEAGLENKTIARSNLLPQINANAQISNSDIETTDNLTNTSLKNDTDGKSWEVSLSQPLFNMSYWYSYKQGGKLSEQAEAQYGADQQSLIVRVAEAYFNVLRSVETLEATIAEEKALAKQLEQTKQRFDVGLTAITEVHEAQAAFDSARAATLVARGNLSINYEALEVLTGKPEDQVAPLSPKFPVVAPTPSNRADWVEFSLQNNYNLKASKLQADASLQFAKANKSGHLPTLGANLGYSDSESDSDNGGQTGGPSDISRNGTTISLRLDVPIYSGGATSGRSRQAYAQYTQAQELYNSTQRNVIQNTRALHLSVETDVANVQARKQAIVSNQSALEATQSGYEVGTRNLVEVLLAQRNLYQARRNYSDALYTYVINTIKLREVAGMLTPADVQEIDKWLLDDALVNRSQYEN, from the coding sequence ATGAAAAAGACCAAGCTCTACTTACTCGTTAGCCTGTTTTCGCTAACGCCTTTTACTGCCAGCGCCAATAGCCTGCTGGATGTGTACGAACTCGCACTGCAAAATGACGCCCAGTTAAAAGCCGACAGAGCTAAATATGAAGCAGGCCTTGAAAATAAAACTATCGCCCGCTCCAATTTGCTGCCGCAGATCAATGCCAACGCCCAGATCTCGAACTCCGATATCGAAACCACTGACAATCTGACCAATACCAGCCTCAAAAATGATACCGATGGTAAAAGCTGGGAAGTCTCGCTGAGCCAACCCTTGTTCAACATGTCCTACTGGTACAGCTACAAACAAGGTGGGAAGCTGAGTGAACAAGCCGAAGCGCAATACGGTGCCGACCAACAAAGCCTGATTGTGCGCGTGGCAGAAGCCTACTTCAATGTATTGCGTTCAGTAGAAACCCTGGAAGCAACCATCGCAGAAGAAAAAGCCTTGGCTAAACAGCTGGAGCAAACCAAACAGCGCTTTGATGTGGGCTTGACTGCAATCACTGAAGTGCACGAAGCCCAAGCTGCTTTTGACAGCGCACGCGCAGCCACATTGGTTGCACGCGGCAACTTAAGTATCAATTACGAAGCACTTGAAGTACTGACCGGTAAACCGGAAGACCAGGTTGCTCCCCTATCTCCCAAGTTCCCGGTCGTTGCACCTACACCCTCTAACCGCGCCGACTGGGTTGAGTTCTCGTTACAGAACAACTACAACCTGAAAGCGTCCAAGCTACAAGCTGATGCATCGTTGCAATTTGCCAAAGCCAACAAATCGGGCCATTTGCCAACATTGGGCGCTAACCTGGGTTATTCCGATAGCGAATCGGACAGCGATAATGGTGGGCAAACCGGTGGGCCAAGTGACATCAGCAGAAATGGAACAACCATTTCACTGCGTCTTGATGTACCTATATATAGTGGAGGCGCAACCTCTGGCCGCAGCCGTCAAGCCTATGCGCAATACACCCAGGCACAAGAGCTTTACAACAGTACCCAGCGCAACGTGATTCAAAACACTCGTGCCCTGCACTTGTCAGTAGAAACCGATGTCGCCAACGTTCAGGCACGCAAGCAGGCGATTGTCTCCAACCAATCTGCACTGGAAGCAACCCAATCCGGTTATGAAGTGGGAACTCGCAACCTGGTAGAAGTATTGCTCGCCCAGCGCAACCTTTATCAAGCGCGCCGCAACTATTCCGATGCGCTCTACACCTACGTAATCAATACCATTAAATTGCGCGAAGTAGCCGGTATGCTCACGCCTGCTGACGTGCAGGAAATTGATAAGTGGCTGTTGGACGACGCATTAGTAAACCGTAGCCAATACGAAAACTAA
- the thiC gene encoding phosphomethylpyrimidine synthase ThiC, translating into MNTSVEKILSQTAEVDKASVQPFTGSQKIYVQGSRADIQVPMREITLADTPTDFGGEKNPPVRVYDTSGPYTDPNVKIDLRTGLGDVRTAWIEERNDTEVLEDSHSEFTNARLNDPKLASLRFNLTRKPRRAKPGMNVSQMHYAKKGIITPEMEYIAIRENMALAQARELSVDPQYKALGQQHKGMSFGASIPDEITPEFVRDEVARGRAIIPANINHPELEPMIIGRNFLVKINGNIGNSALGSSIEEEVEKLTWGARWGADTVMDLSTGKNIHETREWIIRNSHVPIGTVPIYQALEKVDGVAENLTWEIFRDTLIEQAEQGVDYFTIHAGVLLRYVPLTAKRVTGIVSRGGSIMAKWCLAHHKENFLYTHFDEICEIMKAYDVSFSLGDGLRPGSIADANDEAQFGELETLGELTKIAWKHDVQCMIEGPGHVPMHMIKENMDKQLEVCDEAPFYTLGPLTTDIAPGYDHITSGIGAAMIGWFGCAMLCYVTPKEHLGLPNKDDVKEGIITYKIAAHAADLAKGHPGAQLRDNALSKARFEFRWEDQFNLGLDPDTARSYHDETLPKDSAKVAHFCSMCGPKFCSMKITQEVRDYAAKNGTDISVIGDQDIIKMIDVEAEMKQKSKEFLEAGAEIYHRV; encoded by the coding sequence ATGAATACCAGCGTCGAAAAAATTCTCAGCCAAACCGCCGAAGTCGATAAAGCTTCGGTACAGCCCTTTACTGGCTCACAAAAAATTTATGTGCAGGGTTCGCGCGCGGATATTCAAGTGCCCATGCGTGAGATTACGCTCGCTGATACTCCGACTGATTTTGGCGGCGAGAAGAATCCACCAGTGCGTGTCTACGACACTTCCGGCCCTTACACCGATCCTAACGTAAAAATTGATTTGCGCACCGGTTTGGGCGATGTGCGCACCGCCTGGATTGAAGAGCGCAATGACACTGAGGTATTGGAAGACAGTCACTCTGAATTTACTAATGCGCGCCTGAACGACCCCAAATTGGCGAGCCTGCGTTTCAATCTCACCCGTAAACCGCGCCGCGCCAAACCGGGCATGAACGTATCGCAAATGCATTACGCCAAAAAAGGGATCATTACCCCGGAGATGGAATATATCGCCATCCGCGAAAATATGGCGCTGGCACAAGCACGTGAATTGAGTGTAGATCCTCAATATAAAGCTTTGGGGCAGCAGCACAAAGGCATGAGTTTTGGTGCAAGTATCCCCGATGAAATCACTCCGGAGTTTGTGCGCGATGAAGTGGCGCGCGGCCGTGCGATTATCCCTGCAAATATCAATCACCCGGAATTGGAGCCGATGATTATCGGGCGTAATTTTCTGGTGAAAATTAACGGCAATATCGGTAACTCGGCATTGGGTTCATCGATTGAGGAAGAAGTAGAAAAACTTACTTGGGGTGCACGTTGGGGCGCCGATACGGTAATGGATTTGTCTACCGGCAAAAATATTCACGAAACCCGCGAGTGGATTATTCGCAACTCGCACGTGCCTATTGGCACTGTACCTATTTATCAAGCGCTGGAAAAAGTAGACGGTGTTGCGGAAAATCTTACCTGGGAAATTTTCCGCGATACTTTGATTGAACAAGCAGAACAGGGTGTGGATTATTTTACGATTCACGCCGGTGTATTGCTGCGCTACGTGCCGCTCACCGCTAAACGTGTGACGGGCATTGTATCGCGCGGTGGTTCGATCATGGCCAAGTGGTGTCTGGCGCATCACAAAGAAAATTTCCTTTACACCCATTTCGACGAAATTTGCGAAATCATGAAAGCCTATGACGTTAGTTTTTCATTGGGTGATGGGTTGCGCCCTGGTTCGATTGCTGATGCAAATGACGAAGCGCAATTTGGCGAGCTGGAAACGCTCGGTGAGTTAACCAAGATTGCGTGGAAACACGATGTGCAATGCATGATTGAAGGCCCGGGTCACGTGCCTATGCACATGATCAAAGAAAATATGGACAAGCAATTAGAAGTCTGTGACGAAGCACCTTTCTATACGCTTGGCCCATTAACGACGGATATAGCACCGGGTTACGATCACATCACCTCAGGTATTGGTGCTGCCATGATCGGTTGGTTCGGTTGTGCAATGCTTTGCTATGTAACACCCAAAGAGCATTTGGGTTTACCGAATAAAGATGATGTAAAAGAAGGCATCATCACTTACAAAATTGCAGCGCACGCTGCCGATTTAGCGAAAGGTCATCCGGGTGCACAATTGCGCGATAATGCGTTATCCAAAGCGCGTTTTGAATTCCGCTGGGAAGATCAATTTAATCTCGGTCTTGATCCAGATACTGCCCGTTCTTATCACGATGAAACCTTGCCAAAAGATTCAGCAAAAGTTGCACACTTCTGCTCTATGTGTGGCCCGAAATTTTGCTCGATGAAAATCACCCAGGAAGTGCGCGACTACGCGGCAAAAAATGGCACTGATATTTCGGTGATTGGCGATCAGGATATTATCAAGATGATCGATGTCGAAGCGGAAATGAAACAAAAATCCAAAGAGTTTTTGGAAGCAGGCGCTGAGATTTATCACAGAGTTTAA
- a CDS encoding YidH family protein — MSDLKDPRVLFAAERTLLAWNRTSLALIAFGFLVERAGLLMRVLAPEQSNSIEAITTFWIGLAFILLGVIAATYSSKQYSSVLKTLNTQEYPAGYNAKWGMAINLLIALLGVLLITGLYAGRT, encoded by the coding sequence ATGTCAGACCTAAAAGACCCTCGTGTTCTTTTCGCTGCAGAACGAACCCTGCTTGCATGGAACAGGACCAGCTTGGCGCTGATTGCTTTTGGATTTTTAGTGGAGCGAGCTGGTTTGCTGATGCGCGTGCTTGCACCTGAGCAAAGTAATTCTATTGAAGCCATTACAACTTTTTGGATTGGACTGGCGTTTATTCTTTTGGGTGTGATTGCTGCGACTTATTCATCGAAACAATATAGCTCCGTGCTCAAAACGCTAAACACTCAAGAATATCCCGCGGGTTATAATGCAAAATGGGGCATGGCTATTAATTTACTGATTGCTTTGCTCGGTGTTTTATTGATCACAGGGCTTTATGCCGGTCGAACTTAG
- the waaA gene encoding lipid IV(A) 3-deoxy-D-manno-octulosonic acid transferase, giving the protein MRTLYTGLFYFLLPFILLRLLWRAMAAPAYAKRWAERFGFFSPLVTNKKVVWLHTVSVGEFLAALPLIRRLQADASLQLVITTTTPTGSERVRSALGDSVFHVYAPYDLPDALWRFLRRVKPALFLVMETELWPNTLAACAKRAIPSLLINGRLSERSARGYARFSALTKPMLGDLSLALIQNTVDAQRFIDLGLPKAKAVVTGNIKFDLFLGDELRGQAQQLKQQLSAQGQRPVLIAASTHQGEDEIILDAFAQVRASNSAAAQRAVLVLVPRHPERFERVGQLCSARGFELARRSEQQWSDSADILLGNTMGELLLMFGASDMAFVGGSLVPNGGHNFIEPAAWGLPLLSGEHLFNFAEVASLMTEAGALVRVSSAAQLAQAFLQLIDDKSKRERCGAAALNVALDNRGALDKTCSLIQRYIE; this is encoded by the coding sequence ATGCGTACTTTATATACCGGCCTGTTTTACTTTTTGCTTCCTTTTATTTTATTGCGCTTGTTGTGGCGCGCTATGGCGGCTCCTGCTTATGCGAAGCGCTGGGCGGAGCGGTTTGGTTTTTTCTCGCCGTTGGTTACCAATAAAAAAGTAGTGTGGTTACATACTGTTTCAGTAGGGGAATTTTTAGCGGCGCTGCCGTTGATTCGTCGCCTGCAGGCTGATGCGAGTTTGCAGTTAGTGATTACAACGACCACGCCTACCGGTTCGGAGCGTGTGCGCAGTGCGTTGGGTGATTCTGTATTTCATGTGTATGCACCTTATGATTTGCCTGACGCTCTTTGGCGATTTTTACGACGGGTAAAACCCGCGTTGTTTTTGGTGATGGAAACAGAGCTTTGGCCGAACACTCTGGCGGCGTGTGCCAAGCGAGCGATTCCTTCATTGCTGATTAATGGGCGCTTGTCTGAAAGGTCGGCGCGCGGTTATGCGCGTTTTTCGGCGTTGACCAAACCAATGTTGGGCGACCTCTCATTGGCGTTGATACAAAATACGGTGGACGCGCAGCGGTTTATTGATTTGGGCCTGCCCAAGGCTAAAGCGGTAGTGACTGGCAATATTAAATTTGATTTGTTTTTGGGGGATGAATTGCGCGGTCAGGCGCAACAGTTAAAACAACAATTGTCTGCGCAGGGGCAGCGCCCGGTATTGATCGCGGCCAGTACGCATCAAGGGGAAGATGAAATAATTCTCGACGCATTTGCGCAAGTGCGTGCCAGTAATTCAGCTGCAGCGCAACGGGCGGTATTAGTGTTAGTGCCGCGCCATCCCGAACGTTTTGAGCGGGTGGGGCAGCTGTGCAGTGCTCGTGGTTTTGAGTTGGCTCGCCGCAGTGAACAGCAGTGGTCTGACTCCGCCGATATATTGCTTGGCAATACTATGGGTGAATTGCTCTTAATGTTTGGTGCGAGCGATATGGCGTTTGTGGGTGGCAGCCTGGTGCCTAATGGTGGGCATAATTTTATCGAGCCAGCGGCCTGGGGTTTGCCCTTACTCAGCGGTGAGCATCTGTTTAATTTTGCGGAGGTGGCGAGTTTAATGACGGAGGCTGGCGCATTAGTGCGAGTTAGTTCGGCAGCGCAGTTAGCACAGGCGTTTTTGCAATTGATTGATGATAAATCCAAGCGCGAGCGGTGCGGTGCGGCAGCTTTAAATGTTGCCTTGGATAACCGTGGTGCCCTGGATAAAACCTGTTCTCTTATTCAACGCTATATTGAGTAG
- the thiD gene encoding bifunctional hydroxymethylpyrimidine kinase/phosphomethylpyrimidine kinase, with translation MNPHLQTPIALTIAGSDSGGGAGIQADLKTFSALGVFGTSAITSLTAQNTMGVQGVLPIPPAFVQQQIHSVLSDINVGAIKSGMLATAEIIAAVAESLSAYPQIPFVLDPVMVATSGDRLLAEDAIHTLIGKLLPLATLVTPNLHEAAVLLNTRMAQNREQMQLQGEQIIALGARAVLMKGGHTDGEEATDLLITPTGVEAFSAPRLATKNTHGTGCTLASAIAAGLAKQLSLSDSVKQAKNYLHQALVHSEKLHIGQGSGPVHHFYSFY, from the coding sequence ATGAACCCTCACCTGCAGACCCCTATAGCCCTGACCATTGCTGGTAGCGACAGCGGCGGTGGTGCCGGTATTCAAGCGGATCTAAAAACCTTTTCCGCGCTGGGAGTATTTGGTACCAGTGCCATCACCTCGCTCACTGCGCAAAATACTATGGGGGTGCAAGGTGTATTGCCTATTCCTCCGGCGTTTGTGCAGCAGCAAATTCATTCGGTATTGAGTGATATCAATGTCGGTGCGATCAAAAGTGGCATGTTGGCAACAGCGGAAATTATTGCAGCAGTGGCTGAATCCCTGAGTGCTTACCCACAAATTCCTTTTGTACTGGATCCGGTAATGGTCGCCACCAGTGGCGATAGATTATTGGCAGAAGATGCAATCCACACACTGATTGGAAAATTGCTACCACTCGCTACGCTGGTTACTCCAAATTTGCATGAGGCGGCGGTATTGTTGAACACGCGCATGGCGCAAAATCGTGAGCAGATGCAATTGCAAGGTGAACAAATTATTGCCTTGGGCGCGCGCGCGGTATTGATGAAGGGCGGGCACACCGATGGTGAGGAAGCAACCGATTTATTAATTACCCCGACGGGCGTTGAAGCTTTTTCTGCGCCGCGGCTAGCCACTAAAAATACCCACGGAACCGGTTGTACTTTGGCATCGGCAATTGCCGCTGGTTTGGCCAAACAATTATCACTCAGTGACTCGGTCAAACAGGCAAAAAATTATTTACATCAAGCCTTGGTGCACTCTGAAAAATTGCACATAGGGCAGGGCTCAGGCCCGGTTCATCACTTCTATTCTTTTTATTAA
- a CDS encoding DUF1801 domain-containing protein, giving the protein MNPDIKAKFDSYPKDVQQQLEQVRKLILMVAAENKLGEVKETLKWGEASYLVKSGSAIRIDWKPKDPNAIKVFFHCQTRLVETFKEIYRTEFVYEGKRAILIPLNTNINHLPLKHCIELALKYHQIKHLPLLGA; this is encoded by the coding sequence ATGAACCCAGATATTAAAGCCAAGTTCGATAGCTACCCAAAGGACGTTCAGCAGCAACTAGAGCAAGTGCGTAAACTCATTTTGATGGTGGCTGCTGAAAATAAATTGGGGGAAGTTAAAGAAACGCTTAAGTGGGGCGAAGCGAGTTACCTGGTTAAGAGTGGTAGTGCGATTCGAATCGACTGGAAACCGAAAGATCCAAATGCAATCAAAGTATTTTTTCACTGCCAGACACGATTGGTTGAAACGTTCAAAGAAATATACCGCACGGAATTTGTGTATGAGGGTAAGCGAGCGATATTGATTCCTTTGAATACGAACATTAACCACCTGCCATTAAAGCACTGCATTGAGTTGGCACTAAAGTATCACCAGATTAAACACCTCCCCCTGCTCGGCGCGTAG
- a CDS encoding DUF1249 domain-containing protein, protein MFTLRVAKAQPEYVTYKERYKVDLPLQMAECEANYARLTKLTAPVEADEIRFMVTRANQQWLHLLRVTERSPYTTTLELSRTSVGQSSQWLSMPKLTLRMYHDAKLAEVLAWEGHKRLRPRYDYPNQSMYQSDEKYQLNRFLGEWLNLCLEQGHAVGELASF, encoded by the coding sequence ATGTTTACATTGCGTGTTGCCAAGGCTCAGCCCGAGTACGTTACTTACAAAGAGCGTTACAAGGTTGATTTACCTTTGCAAATGGCGGAGTGTGAGGCAAATTATGCACGCTTGACGAAATTAACCGCGCCTGTTGAGGCCGATGAAATTCGGTTTATGGTTACTCGTGCAAATCAACAGTGGTTACATTTATTAAGAGTCACCGAGCGCTCCCCCTACACCACCACTCTGGAGCTGAGCCGAACAAGTGTGGGGCAATCATCGCAATGGCTCTCCATGCCCAAACTTACTCTGCGTATGTATCACGATGCCAAGCTTGCTGAGGTATTGGCGTGGGAGGGGCACAAACGTTTACGTCCCCGTTACGACTACCCCAACCAATCCATGTACCAAAGTGATGAAAAATACCAACTAAACCGTTTTTTGGGGGAGTGGTTGAATCTTTGTTTGGAGCAGGGGCACGCGGTTGGTGAACTCGCCTCTTTTTAA
- a CDS encoding tyrosine-type recombinase/integrase produces the protein MESSHASCHTFRHGFATQLLVTGYDIRTVQELLGHSDVKTIEIIPIYSTKVVLVCVARWIFSGGVRHF, from the coding sequence GTGGAAAGTTCACATGCATCTTGCCACACATTTCGTCATGGTTTTGCTACGCAGCTTTTGGTTACTGGTTACGATATTCGTACAGTACAAGAATTGTTGGGTCACAGCGATGTGAAAACTATCGAGATTATACCCATATACTCAACAAAGGTGGTCTTGGTGTGCGTAGCCCGTTGGATATTTAGTGGCGGCGTCCGTCACTTTTAA